Proteins from one Desulfonema limicola genomic window:
- a CDS encoding response regulator, producing the protein MSDKRILIVDDEADMVFIIEKRLKKENYQVDTAYNGIEAILKTKKNMPDAIILDVMMPEKDGYQVCAELKTTPRYKTIPIIMLTAVADHVCSTRYSHYHGMNMEADDYIPKGPDAVEQIVQSLDYIFSSSEQG; encoded by the coding sequence ATGAGTGATAAAAGGATACTTATTGTAGATGATGAAGCTGATATGGTGTTTATCATTGAAAAACGGTTAAAAAAAGAAAATTATCAGGTTGACACTGCCTATAATGGGATTGAAGCCATATTAAAGACAAAAAAAAATATGCCTGATGCCATTATTCTTGATGTGATGATGCCGGAAAAAGACGGCTACCAGGTCTGCGCCGAGCTAAAAACCACTCCCAGGTATAAAACCATCCCCATCATCATGCTTACAGCAGTGGCAGACCATGTTTGTTCTACTCGTTATTCTCATTATCATGGCATGAATATGGAAGCTGACGATTATATTCCCAAAGGACCTGATGCAGTTGAACAGATAGTTCAAAGCCTTGATTATATTTTCAGTTCATCTGAACAGGGCTGA
- a CDS encoding BrnT family toxin, protein MPSMEIVRQIRGASVSEQIEIIEFILHSLRTNIEIDDFIWLPDIIEKLIVKHNITQDEVEEVFFNRPHFRFVEKGNRKDENVYSALGQTDSGRYVIVIFIHKHKNLALILSARNMDKKERKRYGRK, encoded by the coding sequence ATGCCCAGTATGGAGATTGTCAGACAGATCAGGGGGGCTTCAGTGTCCGAGCAGATTGAAATAATAGAATTTATACTTCATTCTCTCAGAACAAATATTGAAATTGACGATTTTATATGGTTACCAGATATTATTGAAAAATTGATTGTAAAGCATAATATTACACAAGATGAAGTTGAGGAAGTATTTTTTAATAGACCACATTTTCGATTTGTTGAAAAAGGTAACAGAAAAGATGAGAATGTTTATTCTGCATTAGGCCAAACTGATTCCGGACGTTATGTGATTGTCATATTCATTCATAAACACAAGAATCTTGCCCTTATTTTAAGCGCAAGAAATATGGATAAAAAAGAAAGAAAACGATATGGAAGAAAATAA
- a CDS encoding DUF5615 family PIN-like protein, whose product MKNRIRFYLDEHVSKSVAKGLKNRGVDIITVVEAGLRGATDEEHMKKAKSEKRVIFTQDDDFLRLHAIGNEHSGIVYAHQGKAIGALISGLMLIYQALDAEDMINHVEYL is encoded by the coding sequence ATGAAAAACCGAATCAGATTTTATCTTGATGAGCATGTCTCAAAATCTGTTGCTAAGGGCCTCAAAAATCGAGGTGTTGATATAATAACAGTTGTAGAAGCAGGTTTGCGTGGTGCAACTGATGAAGAACATATGAAGAAAGCAAAATCAGAAAAACGTGTCATTTTTACTCAGGACGATGATTTTCTGCGTTTACATGCTATTGGTAATGAGCATTCTGGAATTGTTTATGCTCATCAGGGCAAAGCGATTGGCGCATTAATTTCAGGACTAATGTTGATTTACCAAGCATTAGATGCCGAAGATATGATCAATCATGTTGAATATTTATAG
- a CDS encoding leucine-rich repeat domain-containing protein — protein MNTKFYITVIIFIICSVANIPYSSADIPIDERNALIAIYDSTNGDDWTDNTGWKGNAGTECSWYGVTCSNNHVTEINLHQNNLSGNIPIEVSKLPYLILLDLAYNDLTGEIPKEIGQLINLEYLDLDYNHLRGEIPNELANLTNLTYFWLCQNQLKGDFPTWIGNLINLESLCLAGNLLSGSIPTEIGNLINLKYLSLWGNIFYGNIPTEMGNLTKLEKLYMAYCHLIGPIPETMGNLTNLQVLVLMNNNLYGPIPPQLKNLTNLTANGSDFRWNSLCTNDSELSDFLNSKQRDGADWKSSQNPISYPAGDINCDCKVDLNEAINALQITAGNK, from the coding sequence ATGAACACAAAATTCTACATCACTGTTATCATCTTTATTATTTGTTCAGTAGCAAATATCCCTTACTCATCTGCTGATATTCCGATTGATGAAAGAAATGCTCTGATAGCTATCTATGACAGTACAAATGGTGATGACTGGACAGATAATACTGGTTGGAAAGGAAATGCAGGTACTGAATGTTCATGGTACGGAGTAACATGTAGCAATAACCATGTAACAGAAATCAACCTTCATCAAAACAATTTAAGTGGTAATATTCCAATTGAAGTCAGCAAGTTACCATATCTAATATTACTTGATTTGGCCTATAATGACTTAACAGGGGAAATACCGAAAGAAATAGGGCAGTTAATTAATTTAGAATATTTAGACTTGGATTATAATCATCTGAGAGGTGAGATACCGAATGAATTAGCGAATCTTACAAATCTAACTTACTTTTGGCTTTGCCAGAATCAGCTAAAAGGTGACTTTCCAACGTGGATAGGAAATTTAATCAATTTGGAGTCACTTTGTTTAGCGGGTAATTTACTGAGCGGAAGCATTCCGACAGAAATAGGAAATTTAATCAATTTAAAATATCTCTCTTTATGGGGAAATATATTTTACGGTAACATACCGACAGAAATGGGAAATCTCACAAAATTAGAAAAACTTTATATGGCTTATTGTCATTTGATAGGGCCTATACCAGAAACGATGGGAAACCTTACGAATCTTCAGGTACTTGTCCTGATGAATAATAATTTATATGGTCCTATCCCACCACAACTAAAAAATCTAACAAATCTGACAGCTAACGGAAGCGATTTCAGATGGAACTCACTTTGTACTAATGATTCAGAATTAAGTGATTTTCTGAATTCTAAACAAAGAGATGGTGCTGATTGGAAAAGCAGTCAAAATCCAATTTCTTACCCTGCCGGAGATATTAACTGCGACTGCAAGGTTGATTTAAATGAAGCAATAAACGCTTTACAGATAACGGCAGGCAACAAATAA
- a CDS encoding alpha/beta fold hydrolase, which produces MPLLKTDNLNIYYEITGKGSPLLLIHGLGSSTRDWEKQVVFLSQHFKVITFDVRGHGKTEKPQGPYSVSLFAKDTADLIQALGISPVHAAGISMGGMIAFQLGIDRPELVKKLSIINSGPELILKTFAERAVFFQRKLVVRLMGMKYMGRILAQRLLPEPCQKQSRKTLIKRWAENDKKAYMASLNAIIGWSVADKISNIQCPVHIIASDMDYTSISYKKSYMKKLQDAKITIIKNSRHLSPADQPVQVNYSIMD; this is translated from the coding sequence ATGCCATTATTAAAAACTGACAACTTGAATATTTATTATGAAATAACCGGAAAAGGCAGCCCTCTGCTGCTGATTCACGGTTTAGGCTCAAGTACCCGTGACTGGGAAAAACAAGTGGTTTTTCTTTCACAACATTTTAAGGTTATTACCTTTGATGTAAGGGGGCATGGAAAAACAGAAAAACCGCAGGGGCCATACAGTGTTTCCCTGTTTGCAAAAGATACAGCAGATTTGATTCAAGCCCTTGGTATTTCTCCTGTTCATGCTGCCGGGATTTCCATGGGCGGAATGATTGCTTTTCAGCTTGGGATTGACCGGCCGGAGCTGGTAAAAAAACTGAGCATTATCAACAGCGGGCCTGAGCTGATCTTGAAGACTTTTGCAGAACGCGCTGTATTTTTCCAGAGAAAACTCGTAGTCCGCTTAATGGGAATGAAATACATGGGCAGGATTCTGGCACAAAGACTCCTGCCTGAACCCTGCCAGAAACAGTCAAGAAAGACACTTATTAAAAGATGGGCTGAAAATGATAAAAAAGCATACATGGCATCCCTTAATGCTATTATAGGCTGGAGTGTTGCAGATAAAATCTCTAATATTCAGTGTCCTGTTCATATTATTGCATCAGATATGGATTATACATCAATTTCATACAAAAAATCCTATATGAAAAAATTGCAGGATGCAAAAATAACAATTATCAAAAATTCAAGGCATCTATCTCCTGCGGATCAGCCTGTGCAGGTTAATTATTCAATCATGGATTGA
- a CDS encoding lysozyme inhibitor LprI family protein has protein sequence MKHYIIFISLIFLTSISYAASFDCNKASTFIEKAICSESELSKLDDLLGKSYKKALIETANKKKLKSDQRNWLFNIRNKCQDSDCLKKVYTERISTINKLINNNDSFWSGVWNRVSNSIHENGEFSISEVTSNGFNFTLNVYSGANVGGIEGTALFIDNYAVYKDSEYNCKLEFRIKNQCIEIKSENCTSYSGIGVYFDGIYCKGQNKNMTSENYFIELGIFNNKTELNSFKQLVGKSYNLFENSFHLIFEDEDIDYINATVFTGGVRGLYTISEGIIMKCPNGMLYAAVIDDDIVRFYSNDPKFSNSIPKTINKWRERFNEKKVLIMFHIANH, from the coding sequence TTGAAACATTATATTATTTTTATTTCACTTATTTTTCTTACATCAATAAGTTATGCTGCCAGCTTTGACTGCAATAAGGCTTCAACTTTTATAGAAAAAGCGATTTGTTCGGAAAGTGAACTTTCAAAACTTGATGATCTACTAGGAAAGTCCTATAAAAAAGCATTGATTGAAACAGCTAATAAAAAAAAATTAAAATCCGATCAAAGGAATTGGCTTTTCAACATAAGAAACAAATGTCAAGATTCAGATTGTCTCAAAAAAGTTTACACTGAACGTATCTCAACTATTAATAAACTGATTAATAATAATGATTCATTTTGGTCAGGTGTATGGAATAGGGTTAGTAATTCTATTCATGAAAATGGAGAATTTTCAATATCAGAAGTTACTTCAAATGGATTTAATTTTACACTTAATGTATATAGTGGAGCAAATGTTGGTGGAATTGAAGGAACAGCTTTGTTTATTGATAATTATGCTGTATATAAAGACTCTGAATACAATTGCAAATTGGAATTCAGAATTAAAAATCAATGTATTGAAATTAAATCAGAAAACTGTACCAGTTATAGTGGCATAGGTGTCTATTTTGACGGAATTTATTGTAAGGGACAAAACAAAAATATGACATCTGAGAACTATTTTATTGAACTTGGCATATTTAACAATAAAACTGAACTCAATTCGTTCAAACAACTTGTTGGCAAAAGTTATAATTTATTTGAGAATAGCTTTCATTTGATATTTGAGGACGAAGATATTGATTATATAAATGCTACTGTTTTTACTGGAGGTGTAAGAGGATTATATACAATTAGTGAAGGTATAATTATGAAATGTCCTAATGGTATGCTTTATGCGGCTGTAATTGATGATGATATAGTCAGATTTTATTCAAATGATCCAAAATTTAGCAATAGCATTCCGAAAACTATCAATAAATGGAGAGAACGTTTCAATGAGAAAAAAGTGCTTATAATGTTTCATATCGCTAATCATTGA
- a CDS encoding DUF433 domain-containing protein, whose translation MKSLDEHIDITPGIAGGKPRIAGHRITVQNIVIWYDRLGKSADEIATEYGLNLAAIHAALAYYFDHRIEIDKEIEESDFFLKSLRKKATSKLDYKISKNYAA comes from the coding sequence ATGAAATCATTAGACGAACATATTGACATAACTCCCGGAATAGCTGGTGGCAAACCACGTATTGCTGGACATCGTATTACTGTCCAGAATATTGTTATTTGGTATGATCGTCTGGGAAAAAGTGCGGATGAAATTGCAACAGAATATGGCCTTAATCTAGCTGCTATTCATGCCGCACTTGCTTATTATTTTGATCATCGTATTGAAATTGATAAGGAAATTGAAGAAAGTGATTTTTTTTTGAAGAGCTTAAGAAAAAAGGCTACATCAAAACTGGATTATAAAATTTCGAAAAACTATGCCGCATGA
- a CDS encoding CopG family antitoxin, which produces MEENNVKTSISKAKTLEEIGKFWDNHSLADYWDKTKDVEFNVRVQKRHRITIEPELYDKILNRSHTKGILPETLIHLWLSEKVKESEMIV; this is translated from the coding sequence ATGGAAGAAAATAATGTAAAAACAAGCATTTCAAAAGCTAAGACATTAGAAGAAATTGGTAAATTTTGGGATAATCATAGTTTAGCTGATTATTGGGATAAAACTAAAGATGTTGAATTTAACGTAAGAGTACAAAAAAGGCATCGAATTACTATTGAACCTGAACTTTATGATAAAATATTAAATCGTTCACACACGAAAGGTATTTTGCCTGAAACTTTAATTCATCTATGGTTGTCTGAAAAAGTTAAAGAATCAGAAATGATAGTATAA
- a CDS encoding ADP-ribosylglycohydrolase family protein, translated as MVKYNLFCQHVLLELMNMDIFRDKFRGIILGTAVGDALGLPAEGLSRKRVEKFFKGRWHHRLIFNKGMVSDDTEHTVFTAQCLIAHPDSPEKFIRKLAWSLRWWILFLPAGAGWATLRAVIRLWAGFSPEKSGVYSAGNGPAMRSAVLGAFFARDINNRNFEKPDAFIRASTMITHTDPRALTGAKAVAYITALGFQRDLIQKPELKEFIDLIRFPGKTDPEWIQITDSMSRCLQKDISVKEFAEIMGLSKGITGYIYHSVPAAIYAWYLHYGDFETTLSTILNCGGDTDTAGAIAGAVAGSVTGEKGIPQDWIKGIWEWPISINVLKKLSDALYFKAYGLEKKSDISFFGPGTILRNLFFIIIILMHGFRRLFPPY; from the coding sequence ATGGTTAAATATAATCTTTTTTGTCAACATGTATTGTTGGAATTAATGAATATGGATATTTTCAGGGATAAATTCAGAGGGATAATACTGGGTACTGCAGTGGGCGATGCTCTTGGTCTTCCTGCTGAAGGGCTTTCACGGAAACGGGTGGAAAAATTCTTTAAAGGCAGGTGGCATCACAGACTTATATTTAATAAGGGCATGGTAAGCGATGACACTGAACATACTGTATTTACAGCCCAATGCCTGATAGCCCATCCTGATTCTCCTGAAAAATTTATAAGAAAATTAGCATGGTCTCTTAGATGGTGGATTCTTTTTCTGCCTGCTGGAGCAGGATGGGCAACACTCAGGGCTGTTATACGCCTGTGGGCAGGTTTTTCCCCTGAAAAAAGCGGGGTTTATTCTGCTGGAAACGGGCCGGCTATGCGTTCTGCTGTTTTGGGCGCTTTTTTTGCCAGAGATATTAATAACAGAAATTTTGAAAAACCAGATGCTTTTATAAGAGCATCAACCATGATTACCCATACAGATCCCCGTGCTTTGACTGGAGCTAAGGCTGTGGCATATATTACAGCTCTGGGTTTTCAGAGAGATTTAATACAAAAGCCTGAATTAAAAGAGTTTATAGATTTAATCCGTTTTCCTGGCAAAACTGATCCTGAATGGATTCAAATAACAGATTCCATGTCCAGATGTTTGCAAAAAGATATTTCAGTGAAAGAGTTTGCAGAGATAATGGGTCTTTCAAAGGGCATTACAGGATATATTTACCACTCTGTTCCTGCTGCCATATATGCCTGGTATCTGCATTATGGAGATTTTGAAACCACTTTAAGTACTATACTCAATTGCGGCGGTGATACAGATACAGCAGGAGCAATCGCAGGGGCTGTGGCAGGAAGTGTTACAGGGGAAAAAGGTATTCCTCAGGACTGGATAAAAGGAATATGGGAATGGCCTATAAGCATCAATGTTTTAAAAAAACTCAGTGATGCTCTTTATTTTAAGGCTTATGGTCTGGAAAAAAAATCTGATATTTCCTTTTTTGGTCCTGGAACTATTTTACGCAATCTTTTTTTTATTATTATAATACTTATGCACGGATTTCGCAGGCTGTTTCCGCCTTATTAA
- a CDS encoding sigma-54-dependent transcriptional regulator — translation MDDQIIIVDNDSIYLDVLWSRLSSGGFKNVIIEDTAIKAVEMFKNNIHFDLALICMSMPDMNGMELLEIIKSTNPGTECIMLAAVNDAKVAVDCIRKGAYDYLLKPVPQRDLLLSVQRALERRHLLGLLEIDKRRSLPELFSKGPFKTIVTRSRNMLKVLKEAELHARSDVPVLITGESGTGKELLARAVHAESLRAEFRMTTVNMAALTGSLFDAEFFGHTKGAFTGAERERTGYLEHTDGGTLFLDEIGIMPRELQGKLLRVLQNGEYIRLGSNKTQKADIRIIAATNEDMEHMVANKRFRSDLYYRLKGGWLHLPPLRERKADIPLLISVFLKEFCNDARCSIDVQAMSVLMSYNYPGNVRELKSVIQASVNLAQGKPITFNCLPEHIRNRKLRMPEPVKDLEKENDQEILSMAQMEKSHILKVYKQMNLNKSKTARVLGIGLNTLRRKLSAYGQK, via the coding sequence ATGGATGACCAGATTATTATTGTTGACAATGATTCAATATATTTAGATGTGCTGTGGTCACGTTTGTCTTCAGGCGGTTTTAAAAATGTTATTATTGAAGACACAGCTATTAAAGCTGTTGAAATGTTTAAAAACAATATACATTTTGATCTTGCACTTATATGTATGTCTATGCCTGATATGAACGGTATGGAACTGCTGGAGATTATCAAAAGCACCAACCCTGGAACAGAATGTATAATGCTTGCAGCAGTAAATGATGCTAAGGTAGCTGTTGACTGCATAAGAAAAGGGGCTTACGATTATCTGCTTAAACCAGTTCCCCAGCGGGATCTTCTTTTATCTGTCCAGAGAGCGCTTGAAAGAAGACATTTACTTGGTCTGCTGGAGATTGACAAGCGCAGATCCCTTCCAGAACTTTTCAGCAAAGGCCCCTTTAAAACCATTGTTACCAGATCCAGAAATATGCTCAAGGTATTAAAAGAAGCTGAACTCCATGCCAGAAGCGATGTGCCTGTTTTAATTACAGGAGAAAGCGGAACAGGCAAGGAACTCCTTGCCCGGGCAGTTCATGCAGAAAGCCTTAGAGCAGAATTCCGTATGACTACGGTAAATATGGCTGCTTTGACAGGAAGTCTTTTTGATGCTGAATTTTTTGGTCATACAAAAGGAGCATTTACAGGAGCTGAAAGAGAGCGCACCGGTTATCTTGAGCATACAGACGGAGGAACCCTGTTTCTAGATGAAATAGGTATAATGCCCCGTGAACTCCAGGGAAAACTGCTCAGGGTTCTCCAGAACGGAGAGTATATAAGGCTGGGCAGCAATAAAACCCAGAAAGCGGATATAAGAATAATAGCAGCCACTAATGAAGATATGGAGCATATGGTGGCAAACAAAAGATTTAGAAGCGATCTGTATTACAGGCTTAAAGGCGGATGGCTTCACCTGCCCCCCCTGCGTGAAAGAAAGGCAGATATTCCCCTTTTAATCAGCGTATTTTTAAAAGAATTCTGCAATGATGCAAGATGCAGCATTGATGTCCAGGCAATGTCCGTATTAATGAGCTATAATTATCCAGGCAATGTCAGGGAGCTTAAATCCGTTATTCAGGCCTCGGTTAATCTTGCCCAGGGAAAACCCATAACCTTTAACTGTCTTCCTGAACATATAAGAAACAGGAAATTACGAATGCCTGAACCAGTAAAAGACCTGGAAAAAGAGAATGACCAGGAAATTCTTTCTATGGCACAAATGGAAAAATCTCATATCCTAAAAGTATATAAACAAATGAACCTTAACAAATCCAAAACAGCCAGGGTACTGGGTATAGGCTTGAATACACTCAGGCGGAAATTGTCTGCTTACGGACAGAAATAA
- a CDS encoding DUF6883 domain-containing protein codes for MRYVIEGEILSPDGRNPKIRSVWFLKNETDRTSFVTAYPFERKVK; via the coding sequence ATAAGGTATGTTATTGAAGGTGAAATTTTATCACCTGATGGAAGAAATCCAAAAATCCGCTCTGTCTGGTTTCTCAAGAATGAGACAGACAGAACTTCTTTTGTAACCGCATATCCATTTGAAAGGAAAGTAAAATGA